One window of Corallococcus silvisoli genomic DNA carries:
- a CDS encoding ATP-binding protein, with amino-acid sequence MPLPLPPSRPPSEEHHFAGGGEMGALVRSLDWSRTPLGPSRDWPVSLKTMVGVVLNNRFPMLMWWGPEMIQVYNDAYRPVLGNKHPGSLGAPGEAMWREIWDVVGPMARGVLEGGPATWSENLALFINSRGFTEETFHTFSYSPIPNEQGGVGGVLVTVRETTEEVQHDRQLRMLRDLAARSADAKSPDQACRTCLEVFADNDLDLPFTLLYLLDANGDTARRAGSSLLPDAVLEALPVQQSLSAESAADWPFAQAARSREAVVVEGLAQRIGGLPGGRWNSPPALAVVRALTRPGQSQPSGFLVGGVSPRRLLDANYHAFFQLTAEQVAAVVANARAYEEERQRAEALAALDRAKTAFFSNISHELRTPLTLLLGPTEDALSSPQRTLQGESLETVHRNAVRLRKLVNTLLDFARIEAGRVRAAYEPTDLASLTAGLASAFRSAIERAGLVLDVDCPPLPEPAWVDHEMWEKIVLNLVSNALKFTFTGTIRVAQAWRDGHIELCVTDTGTGIPAHELPRLFERFHRVHGARARSHEGSGIGLALVHELVRLHGGTLTVQSELDQGTTFTVRIPTGFAHLPSEQVTSARGHRPLSAGTDPYVRDALGWLVGTPPVPDEDTGPPADGGASARALEERGRVLLADDNADMREYVSRLLGAHWTVEAVGDGEAALEAALARPPDLILSDVMMPRLDGFGLLQALRADERTRTVPVILLSARAGEEAQEEGLSAGADDYLVKPFSTRELLSRVTAQFTRSRLRKLEAAHGERLARIFQHAPVGIAILRGPEHVYEFANQNYLRLIANRDVMGKGIRDALPDLAHQGIYELLDTVYRTNEPYIGRSLRVVFSHSPELASQEIFFDFVYQPMSDPQGQVEAIIVVVFDVTELATARREAESANRAKDEFLAMLGHELRNPLAPILTALQLMRLRGDTAAERERTLIERQVTHLVRMVDDLLDVSRVTRGKVTLKRERTSLTDVVAKAIEQTSPLIEQRQHTLEVDLPEHGTDLDADPTRLAQVFANLLTNAAKYTEPGGFLAVTGTREGQELVVSVRDTGVGIAPEMLPRVFDLFVQEHQALDRSQGGLGLGLAIARSLVTLHGGTISAQSAGRGRGSTFTVRLPALEAEAPAALPTLQPGARMTPAPAQVSARVLIVDDNRDAADVLSESLEFLGCATHVAYDGPSGLEAAKDFRPEIALLDIGLPVMDGYELARLLRQQEEPRPLKLVAVTGYGQESDRQRSKAAGFDAHLVKPLHFETLETLLKDLTGA; translated from the coding sequence ATGCCCCTGCCCTTGCCCCCATCCCGCCCCCCCTCCGAGGAGCACCACTTCGCGGGCGGCGGTGAGATGGGCGCGCTGGTGCGCTCGCTGGACTGGTCCCGGACGCCGCTGGGTCCCTCGCGCGACTGGCCCGTCAGCTTGAAGACGATGGTCGGCGTCGTGCTCAACAACCGGTTCCCCATGCTCATGTGGTGGGGCCCTGAGATGATCCAGGTCTACAACGACGCCTACCGCCCGGTGCTCGGCAACAAGCACCCCGGCTCGCTGGGCGCCCCCGGCGAAGCGATGTGGCGGGAGATCTGGGACGTCGTCGGCCCCATGGCGCGAGGCGTGCTGGAGGGAGGCCCCGCGACGTGGAGCGAGAACCTGGCGCTCTTCATCAACAGCCGGGGCTTCACCGAAGAGACGTTCCACACGTTCTCGTACAGCCCCATCCCCAACGAACAGGGCGGCGTCGGCGGCGTGCTTGTCACCGTGCGCGAAACCACGGAGGAGGTGCAGCACGACCGGCAGCTGCGCATGCTGCGCGACCTGGCGGCCCGCTCCGCCGACGCGAAGTCCCCCGACCAGGCGTGCCGCACCTGCCTGGAGGTGTTCGCGGACAACGACCTGGACCTGCCCTTCACCCTGCTCTACCTGCTGGACGCGAACGGAGACACCGCGCGCCGCGCGGGCAGCAGCCTGCTGCCCGACGCCGTGCTGGAGGCACTGCCCGTCCAGCAATCCCTCTCCGCCGAGTCCGCCGCCGACTGGCCCTTCGCCCAGGCCGCCCGCTCACGCGAGGCCGTCGTCGTGGAGGGGCTGGCCCAGCGCATCGGAGGCCTGCCTGGGGGCCGCTGGAACAGCCCGCCAGCGCTCGCCGTGGTGCGGGCCCTGACGCGGCCCGGCCAATCCCAGCCCTCCGGCTTCCTCGTGGGCGGCGTCAGCCCCCGGCGCCTGCTCGACGCGAACTACCACGCCTTCTTCCAGCTCACCGCCGAGCAGGTCGCCGCCGTGGTCGCCAACGCCCGCGCCTACGAGGAGGAGCGCCAGCGCGCGGAAGCGCTCGCCGCGCTGGACCGCGCGAAGACGGCGTTCTTCAGCAACATCAGCCACGAGCTGCGCACGCCGCTCACGCTCTTGTTGGGGCCCACCGAGGACGCCCTCTCCAGCCCCCAGCGGACGCTCCAGGGCGAGTCGCTGGAGACGGTGCACCGCAACGCCGTGCGCCTGCGCAAGCTGGTCAACACGCTGCTGGACTTCGCGCGCATCGAGGCCGGACGCGTGCGGGCCGCCTACGAACCCACCGACCTCGCGTCCCTCACCGCCGGGCTCGCCAGCGCCTTCCGCTCCGCCATCGAGCGCGCGGGCCTGGTGCTCGACGTGGACTGTCCGCCCCTGCCGGAGCCGGCCTGGGTGGACCACGAGATGTGGGAGAAGATCGTCCTCAACCTGGTGTCCAACGCGCTGAAGTTCACGTTCACGGGCACCATCCGCGTGGCGCAGGCGTGGCGGGACGGGCACATCGAGCTGTGCGTCACCGACACCGGCACGGGCATCCCCGCGCACGAACTGCCCCGGCTCTTCGAGCGCTTCCATCGCGTCCACGGCGCCCGCGCGCGCTCCCACGAAGGCTCCGGCATCGGACTGGCGCTGGTGCATGAGCTGGTGCGCCTGCACGGGGGCACCCTCACCGTCCAGAGCGAGCTGGACCAGGGCACCACCTTCACCGTTCGCATCCCCACCGGCTTCGCGCATCTGCCCTCGGAGCAGGTGACGTCCGCGCGCGGCCACCGTCCGCTCTCGGCGGGCACGGACCCCTACGTGCGCGACGCCCTGGGGTGGCTCGTGGGGACGCCCCCCGTGCCCGACGAGGACACCGGACCGCCGGCGGACGGCGGCGCTTCCGCGCGCGCGCTGGAGGAGCGCGGGCGCGTGCTGCTCGCGGACGACAACGCGGACATGCGCGAGTACGTGAGCCGGCTGCTGGGCGCCCACTGGACGGTGGAGGCGGTCGGGGACGGCGAGGCCGCGCTGGAGGCCGCGCTCGCCCGTCCGCCGGACCTCATCCTGTCCGACGTGATGATGCCGCGCCTGGACGGCTTCGGGCTGCTCCAGGCGCTGCGCGCCGACGAGCGCACCCGCACGGTGCCCGTCATCCTCCTGTCCGCCCGCGCGGGAGAGGAGGCCCAGGAGGAGGGACTGTCCGCGGGCGCGGATGACTACCTGGTGAAGCCCTTCTCCACCCGCGAGCTGCTGTCGCGGGTCACCGCGCAGTTCACCCGCTCCCGGCTGCGCAAGCTGGAGGCCGCGCACGGCGAGCGGCTGGCGCGCATCTTCCAGCACGCGCCCGTGGGCATCGCCATCCTGCGCGGCCCGGAGCACGTCTACGAGTTCGCCAACCAGAACTACCTGAGGCTCATCGCGAACCGCGACGTGATGGGCAAGGGCATCCGGGACGCCCTGCCGGACCTGGCCCACCAGGGCATCTACGAGTTGCTGGACACCGTCTACCGCACGAACGAGCCCTACATCGGGCGCTCCCTGCGCGTCGTCTTCAGCCACTCGCCGGAGCTGGCGTCGCAGGAGATCTTCTTCGACTTCGTCTACCAGCCCATGAGCGACCCCCAGGGGCAGGTGGAGGCCATCATCGTGGTGGTCTTCGACGTGACGGAGCTGGCCACCGCGCGGCGCGAGGCGGAGTCCGCCAACCGCGCCAAGGACGAGTTCCTGGCGATGCTCGGCCACGAGCTGCGCAACCCCCTGGCCCCCATCCTCACCGCGCTCCAGCTCATGCGCCTGCGGGGCGACACCGCCGCGGAGCGCGAGCGCACCCTCATCGAGCGGCAGGTGACGCACCTGGTGCGCATGGTGGACGACCTGCTGGACGTCAGCCGCGTCACCCGGGGCAAGGTCACCCTCAAGCGCGAGCGCACCTCGCTCACCGACGTGGTGGCCAAGGCCATCGAGCAGACGAGCCCCCTCATCGAGCAGCGCCAGCACACGCTGGAGGTGGACCTCCCCGAGCACGGCACCGACCTGGACGCGGACCCCACGCGGCTCGCGCAGGTGTTCGCCAACCTGCTCACCAACGCCGCCAAGTACACCGAGCCGGGCGGCTTCCTGGCCGTGACGGGCACGCGCGAGGGCCAGGAGCTGGTCGTCAGCGTGCGCGACACCGGCGTGGGCATCGCGCCGGAGATGCTGCCGCGCGTGTTCGACCTCTTCGTCCAGGAGCACCAGGCGCTGGACCGCTCCCAGGGCGGGCTGGGGTTGGGGCTCGCCATCGCGCGCAGCCTGGTGACGCTGCACGGGGGAACCATCAGCGCCCAGAGCGCGGGCCGGGGGCGCGGCAGCACCTTCACCGTGCGGCTGCCCGCGCTGGAGGCGGAAGCCCCTGCCGCGCTGCCCACGCTCCAGCCCGGGGCCCGGATGACGCCCGCGCCCGCCCAGGTGAGCGCGCGCGTGCTCATCGTGGATGACAACCGGGACGCGGCGGACGTGCTCTCCGAATCGCTCGAGTTCCTGGGGTGCGCGACGCACGTGGCCTACGACGGCCCCAGCGGCCTGGAGGCGGCGAAGGACTTCCGCCCTGAAATCGCGCTCCTGGACATCGGCTTGCCCGTGATGGACGGCTATGAGCTGGCGAGGCTGTTGCGCCAGCAGGAGGAGCCGCGCCCCCTGAAGCTGGTGGCGGTGACGGGCTACGGCCAGGAATCCGACCGTCAGCGCTCCAAGGCCGCGGGCTTCGACGCGCACCTGGTGAAGCCGCTGCACTTCGAGACGCTGGAGACGCTCCTCAAGGACCTGACGGGGGCCTGA
- a CDS encoding molybdenum cofactor biosynthesis protein — MPITVLYFAAARERAGVSRESLDVPPGARVADVLALLSALHPSLAPLLPHLRVAVEQQFVGLDSPVSPNAELALIPPVAGGAPGLFAVVDRPLQLAQVVDAVAGETAGGLVTFSGAVRNQTRGRRVLRLEYEAYAPMAEAKLEEIGEEVARSWPGTRLAIVHRVGTLVPGELAVVIAAASAHRKEAFRGCEHAIERLKQDVPIWKKEFFEDGEVWVGLGP; from the coding sequence ATGCCCATCACGGTGCTGTACTTCGCCGCGGCCCGCGAGCGCGCGGGGGTGTCGCGGGAATCCCTGGACGTGCCGCCCGGCGCTCGCGTGGCGGATGTGCTCGCGCTGCTCTCCGCGCTGCACCCCTCGCTGGCGCCGCTGCTGCCGCACCTGCGCGTGGCGGTGGAGCAGCAGTTCGTGGGGCTGGACTCGCCGGTGTCCCCGAACGCGGAGCTGGCGCTGATTCCGCCCGTGGCCGGCGGGGCTCCGGGCCTCTTCGCGGTGGTGGACCGTCCGCTCCAGCTCGCCCAGGTGGTGGACGCGGTGGCGGGGGAGACGGCCGGTGGGCTGGTGACGTTCTCCGGCGCCGTGCGCAACCAGACGCGGGGCCGGCGCGTCCTCCGGCTGGAGTACGAGGCCTACGCTCCCATGGCGGAGGCGAAGCTCGAGGAGATTGGCGAGGAGGTCGCGCGTTCCTGGCCGGGCACGCGGTTGGCCATCGTGCACCGCGTGGGCACGCTCGTGCCGGGGGAGCTGGCCGTGGTCATCGCGGCGGCCTCCGCGCACCGCAAGGAGGCCTTCCGCGGCTGTGAGCACGCCATCGAGCGGCTCAAGCAGGATGTGCCCATCTGGAAGAAGGAGTTCTTCGAGGACGGCGAGGTCTGGGTGGGGCTGGGGCCCTAG